TCATGGTGGGCTTCATAATAGGATAACGCACGAGATGTATCTTGCTCCTTTTACTCTTCGTGAGACGGAACTGCTGCTGCAAGCTTATGGATTCTCATGGACTCGCATTTCTATCCTTCAGATATATAGCATCCTTGGTGGGGTGCCTTATTATCTCAGTTTGTTGGATAAAAAGCAAGGTGTGGAAGGGAATGTCGACAGATTGTTTTTCTCATCCCACGCTGAACTGAAGCGAGAATATGGAAGACTATATTCGTCCTTGTTTAGAAATTCTGAGGCCTATATGCGTGTCATAGAGGTACTTGCCTCATGCAGACAAGGTATGACCCGAAAGGAAATCATGGAGAAATTGAAGCTGAAATCGGGTGGAACTTTGACAAAGGTTCTTAGTGACTTGATAAATTGCGATTTCGTAAGAGGGTATAATACCAGGGATAAGAAGATAAAGCAGAAAGATCAAATCTTTCAGCTCACCGACCTCTATACATTATTTTATATGACGTTTTGCCATCCTGGTACGACGGACACGGGATATTGGACTCACTTGATGGGAAAACCTCGTCAAAATACTTGGTATGGCTTGGCTTTTGAGCGAGTTTGTATGTTGCATATTCCTCAAATCAAGCATTTCTTGGGGATAGACCAAATCCATACCGAGTATTATTCTTGGCGAAGTAAGGTTTCAAAGCCAGCTGCGCAAATCGACTTACTGATAGAACGTGCCGATAATCTCGTGAATCTATGCGAAATCAAGTATTCGCAGATGCCTTACACGATCACTAAGGAGGAGGATATGCGCATTCGTAATCGTATGGCTGATTTCGTGGCAGAAACAGGGATAAAAAGTGGTATTATCACAACGATGATTACTACTTTTGGCGTGCGACTTACACAGTATGCAGCCTTGGCTCAAGTACAAATTACAATGGACGACCTGTTCGGATAAAGTCGTATAAACAAATGAGGGTGCGTCACAGACTTATGACACACCCTCTCGATAGACAACCCTTGTATCTGCACAAGATACAAGAATAATACATGAAAAACATAAAAAATGTATTCAAGAACAGATAATAATCCCATCCCCAGGCAATAAATAGGCTATATTTGCGTTTAATAAAACAAAAAAGTTTTATTCTTAATACTTAAAGAAACATGGATGAAAAGGAACTGTTGAAACAAGCTTTTGAGTATGGAAACGTACCTAGTATCATCACCTACTGCTTCACCGAACCATGTCCGATGAAAGACAAATGCATACACTATCTATCTGCACTCTACGATAAAGACAAGAAGGATAGAGGAGAAGCCATTTTCCCAAATGCTCAGAAAGACGGAAAATGCAAGTACTTCACACCACTGCGTGTCGTGAAAATGGCATGGGGATTCGACAAACTCTTTGCCGAAATAAAAGTGAAAGACGCTCCTGCCCTACGCGCCAAAATGAGAGAATATCTCGGCAGTAAAGGACAATACTACCGATACAAATTGGGAAAACTCAAACTCCTGCCAGAACAACAGGAATACATCAAACAACTATTCGATAGTTACGGATATCATGATGTTGAATTCGAACACTTCTCTGATGAAATTGACTTCACCAGAAGCTAATGTAGTCAACTAAATATAGGAAACTACAGATCCTGCCATGCTCTCCAAGCGGTCCCTCGGGGACCACGTGATGGGGAACCGGTGAACATGAGACGAGCAACCGGTGCTCACGAGGCGGGCAACAAGTGCCCAAACTAAGGACCACAATTTGGGCAATATTCTGTTATGTCAATTAGTCTGTTCTATGGCTTTTCCGTATATTTACCGAATATTGGCAAACATAGGATATATATAGCAAAGAATATCAAGATTATTTCACGACAACCTATAACTTAAACCATGCAACAAGTGGTAAATGGTCACTATACCCTCCTAAATACCTGGGACCCAGAAAGGTACGAAATGGCTTCTTACCACCATATTTATCGTCTTCCTGCAAAAGGAAAGGCAAATCTCCCACCTCACAAGCGATTTTCTGCCCTACCAAAGACTGACTACACAACATCTGATCAAGACTGCGCCATTCTCCATGGTAACGATAAGTACCCTTAGCTCCATTCCGTCCATGCGCATCCTGACTGATGTTCACCAACTGATGATGCTCAAGAAACAGCAATGCAGGAGAATCAGAATAATCATTGAAATCACCTGTCACGATAATCTTAGCATCATTATTAAAAGAATAGATAGAATCTACAGCCTGCGATAACTGACTGGCTACCTGCAGACGATAAGGACGGGAAGCAGCCTCGCCTCCCCTACGACTTGGGGCATGAACTACAAAAACATGAAGCGTATCTTTCCCCATCAAAATTCCTTTGGCATAAAGAATATCACGAGTGGGACGAGTTTCAGGCAAACGCTTGATACGTATAGCATGATGATGGAGCAGACGAAATGAAAAAGGCTGATACATCAACGCTACATCTATGCCACGCTCATCAGGAGAGGAGGTCATCACATATTCATAACCAGCCTTGCGCAACAGAGAACGCTTGGTCAAAGCAATCATAGCAGAATCATTTTCTACTTCACAGAGAGCCACCAAATCCGGCAAATGCCATTGATTTTGGCGTCCCTTACCTTGCAACTGATTTTTCTTACTCTGGCTTAGACTGCCATTATATATATAATAAGGTGTAGCCAACTCTCCTAAAGCAATAATTTCCTGGGAAAGATGATTGATTTTCTTCCAATATCGGGTTCTTGTCCAGTGATAATCACTCTCTGGCAGAAACTCCGTATCATTCTTCAGAGAATCATGTACGGTATCGAAAAGGTTTTCACAATTCAACTCTACAAACGTGAAAAAGGAAGATAAAAGAAGAGATAAAAACATAATTATGAGATTTTAAATTCGTATCCACACATGAAAATTACAAATTTTAGAAGGTTTCTCAACAAAATAACATTGATTTTCTGCCTATTCTCTTTGTCAAGTCAGATTTTTACATTATCTTTGCAGACAGATTGCTGTTCATGCCATCTTACAAGCAATCCAAACTATCCACAAAGGGTTCCATAGTTTAATGGATAGAACGGAGGTTTCCTAAACCTTTGATCCGAGTTCGATTCTCGGTGGAATCACATGGAGATAGTTATCAGCATTCAAGCTGATACGATAAAAGGTCGCTTCCTTTCTGGAATGCGACCTTTTATTATATCTTTCAGTTCCTCAAATCATTGAAATGTCCTTCATTCAAAATATTCACTTCATAGAATATCCTCTTTAGAACATTCACATTCTCTTTGGAACATTTTCTCCATCTGGTTTTCACCAGACGGAGAAATTATTCATGTTAATTCGCTTCTATATGGTTATTGATCTGCCCAGTATTACTTAACAGCAACAACCTCTGCCTCAGCAGGCTCTTCCTTAATCTTACGACCAAGAACGATGTAAGCCATTGGAGAAGCAATGAAGATAGAAGACAATGTACCGAATACAACACCCAAAATCATAGCGAATGCGAAGCTGCGGATACTGTCACCACCGAGGATGAAGATACAGAGCAACACAATCAAGGTAGAAGTTGAAGTATTGATAGTACGTGCCAATGTCTCATTGATAGAAGCATTGAAAAGCTGCTGGCGATCACCCTTAGGATGAAGCTTCATGTTCTCACGGATACGGTCGAACACAACCACCTTATCATTGATAGAGTAACCTACCACAGTCAGGATAGCACCGATGAAGGTCTGGTCAATCTCCAATGAGAATGGTACAAGGCCCCACAAGAGTGAGTAGAAACCAACAACAGTCAAAGCATCAAATGCAAGAGCGATAGTAGAACCTACAGAGAATGCTACGTTGCGGAAACGGAGCAAAATGTAGAGGAAGATAGCTATCAATGCGAAAAGCACACTGTAGATAGCACCCATTGTAATATCCTTAGCTACAGAAGGACCTACCTTTGTACTACTGATGATAGAACCGCCCTGGCGTACATCTGGATTCTTGAAAGCCTCAACATTCTGCTGAGAAACCAAACCAGCCTTCTTCAATGAATTATAAAGGATTGTTTCAGCCTCATCATCTACTGTAGGACTGTTGCTCTCAATCATATAGTTGGTAGATACACGGATGGTTCTTCCATCTGTACCGATAGCAATAGCACTTGTGTTAGCCTTGGTTCCATCTGCATTGACAAATGCATCACCAAGAACGGTACGAATCTGCTCTGGCTCTACAGCTTTCTCAAACTGAACTACATAGTTGCGACCACCGGTGAAGTCAATACTCTTGCTCAAGCCACGAACTACAAAGCTACCAATGAATACGACAGCTGCTACAACTGCTACAGTAAAGGTAGTCTTGTACATAGACATGAACTTGTACTTCTTGCCCTGCATCAAGTTGTGAGAAACTGGAGTATCAAACTTGCAATGCATCCACTTGTCGTGATTCAACTTATAATCGTAAACCAAACGAGTCAAGAATACAGCAGTAAAGAATGATACAACAATACCGATAATCCAGGTTGTAGCGAAACCACGAACAGGACCGGTACCAGTAACAAGCAGGATAACACCTGTAATCAAAGATGTCAAGTTAGAGTCGAAGATAGCAGAGAAAGCATTACCATAACCGGCAGCTACAGCCTGCTTCATTCCCTTACCAGAACGGAGTTCTTCCTTGATACGCTCATAAATAAGCACGTTAGCATCCACGGCCGTACCCAAAGACAAGACCATACCGGCAAGACCCGGCAACGTCAAGGCTGCTTGGAATGACGTCAAGATACCTAATGTGAAGAATACATTGACAAGCAATGCAAGGTTAGCCATCATACCAGGAATGATGTTGTACATCATCACCATGTAAACCATCAAGAGTACGAAAGCCACAACGAATGAGATGATACCCATCTGGATAGACTGTGCACCGAGAGTAGGACCAACAACTTCCTCCTGAACGATACGGGCAGGAGCTGGCATACGACCAGACTTCAATGTGTTAGCCAAATCCTTCGTATCTTCGATAGTGAAGTTACCAGTAATCTGAGAACTACCGCCGGCAATCTCACCATTTACACGAGGAGCAGAATAAACTACACCATCCAAAACAATGGCAATAGCCTTACCTACGTTAGCCTTAGTCATCTGAGCCCATCTACGAGCACCCTCAGTATTCATCTTCATGCTTACACATGGAGCACCAGTAGTAGGTTCAAACTCGTCCTTAGCATCAGTAATCACATCACCCTCCAATGGAGCGCGACCAGTACTGGTAGTCACCTTCAAAGCATGGAGTTCATAGATGTTCTTCACATTCAAATGGTCAGCTGGTTTAGCACTCCAGAGCAACTTCAAGTCTGAAGGCAACACCTGCTTAGCCAAAGCAGAATGGATCAACTTGTTGATAGCTGCAGTATCGCGAACACTTGCATAACCCACAGTACTCAGACCCTGTCCAGGAACCAACTGCAAACGAGCCAGCAATGGATGAGCCTTGATGGCAGCAGCACTCTGCTCTTCAGCATTGATCTTAGACTTAGCCTCATCACCCTTCTTGAGGTTCAACTTAGGAGCAGCCTTAGCAGGTTCTGCCTTTGCAACTTCTTTCTTAGCAGAATCAGCAGCAACAGAATCCTTAGCCTCTACCTCATGGTCGCCATTAGCAAGACGAGTGTCAAGCTGCTGGAGATAAGGAGCAATTTCCTCAGAGTTATATGTCTCCCAGAACTCAAGGTTAGCACTACCCTGAAGCATCTTACGCATACGCTCAGGCTGGCTGATACCAGGCATTTCTACCATGATACGGCCCTGCTGACCTTCCAACTTCTGGATGTTAGGCTGTACAACACCAAACTTATCAATACGAGTACGTACAACATTGAAAGAGTTGTCGATAGCATCCTGTACAGAACTGCGGATTGCTTTTTCTACCTCTGCATCGCTGCTCTGAGGAGAAACCTTACCCTGCAACTGCTGGGTAGCAAAAACCTCTGCGAGTTTATGACCTGGTGCGCTCTTGTGATAAGCGTTAATGAAAAGTGACACAAAGTCACCACCGTTAGCTTCCTCTTGAGCTCTGGCTTCCTTCATGGCATTGGTGAAACCAGCGTCTGTCTTGTGGTCAGCGAGGTTTTCAATTACATCAGGTACAGAAATCTCAAGAATTACATTCATACCGCCCTTGAGGTCAAGTCCAAGACCGATCTGAGTTTCCAAGCAATTCTGATAAGAATAAACACCCAAGTACTTCACAGAATCCTTATAGTCCTGCTGGGCAATAGGGTCTTTGATCTTTGCAGCCTCACTGTCATAGTAGCTTGTTGCTACTGAGAATGACAGATAGAAGATGCTTGCAAGCGTCAATAAGACGGCAACACAAATTACAATTCCTTTGTTTTGCATTTCTATTATTTATTATTAATTATTTATTTTATTTTCGTCTAATTTCTTTATTATCAACATAATGACGTGCAAAAATAATCATTTTTTTTCTTTTATAAGAATAATTTGAGGCTTTTTTGCTATTTATCCCGCTTTTTTAGGTAACAAACGATAGGATAATGGTCAGATGACGATATTTTGCGGTCTATTTTGCATTCATATGGTTCCCAGTCATCTGAACACATCATATTGTCAATCCTTACAAAAAATCCCGCATGATGATAACTGATACCCGGTCCGTTGCCACTTGCTACATAGCAATCTGTAAGCCCATCGGCTATAGTTCGATGGGTATAAGAAATCGGTCCGTCATTGAAATCACCACAGAGGATAATACTCATATCCCGATGCTGACGGATGTAATTTGCGACTGCTTCTGCCTGTGATGCTCGCTTACGGGTGGCCTCTCCCAATTTCACGACCAGCAACTTGGAAGTGATTTCAGCCGTATCAGTCTCCAGTTTTCCCTTGATCAGTTGCTTAAACTGCGCCCGTTCTTCCAAGGTCAACCCCGTTGTTTCCAGATGATTATTAATCAAGAGTACCTTTTCATGGTTGATTTCCAACTGATAAGCCACACTGAGATTTCCCGCTGACTCATATGGGATACGTTCCTTAGAAAGAATCGGATATTTGCTCAATATGCCAATCACATTACCGCCTCCCAAATGCCAGGTTGTATCCCGATAAGCATACATCGGGTAGAGAAGAGAATCCAACTGGTTCTCCACATCCCCATTATGTCCTGCTTCCTGAAGACATACAATGTCTGCATTCTGTTCTTTGATATACTTCACAATAGGATTAACGCCATCTTCCCCCATCTCTCCCTCAGCAAAAGCCCAGGTATTATATGAAAGGATCTTGACGGAACCCTCCGGAGCCTCACGAGGAATATTGAAGGGAATATATTCACGCACAGGTACATAACAGATAATGAACCCCATGAAAGGAATCAGCGCATAACGCACCTTAAATATCAGCCAAAAGATAAGAAACCCTAAGTTGATGAAGAGAAAAACAGGGAAAAGCAAACCTACATTCGACAACATGGCAAATCTTTCCGGATGAAGATGATCTGAAAAGCCTATAAGAAACAGGATAATTATGGTAGCAATATTTGCCCCCGCAATCATCCTGATAGAAAACTGCCTCAATTGTTTAAATATCATCTTGCCACTTATTTCTTTATATCATAATCTATTGTGCCCAGAAAAACCAGCTTATTTCTTACTCTGGTCAAAAAGAGTCTGCTTCTCATCTTTTGTCAAACTATCATAGCCGCTTTTGCGAATCTTGTCTAATATACGATCTATCTCCTCTTGGGTGGCACGCTTATGGGCATTATAATCCCAATCCTGCTGATGAGACTGGTAAGAGTTGTTATCAGACTGAGGATTATGATTGCGGGTATAGTTAAAATGCTGACGATTACGCTTTCCACCTAAAGAATCACGAAGTTTCTCAAAAGCATCACGAGCACTGCTGCCACTATATCCATTAACTTGTTTTCTCCAATAACGAATCATAAAGAATCCAACAACCATACCACCAAGGTGAGCAATATGTGCCACACCATCACCTGTTGTAGCGATGGCAGAAACCAATTCGATAGCAGCATATCCTATTACAAAATACTTAGCCTTGATAGGAATAGGCAATGGGAAAATGAAAATACGTTCCTCTGGAAATATCATACCAAAAGCCAACAAAATACCATAAATGGCACCAGAAGCTCCAACGGTAGTCCAACCATTCAAAACATCAGCACTATTATGTCCTATGGTCCATAATTGGGATATTGTCAATTCCGGAAACTGTTCAGACGCTGTAAAATAAAACTGAATAGTCTGAGCCAACTCCTGAAACAATCCTGCACCTAACCCACAAGCTATGTAATAAAAAAGGAATTTCTTAGGTCCCCACACTCTTTCCACGACACAACCGAACATCCAAAGTGCAAACATATTGAAGATAATATGCTCGAAACCACCATGCATAAACATGTAAGTAATCAGTTGATAGACCTGAAAATCAGATGCCATAAAGAAATGGAGTCCCAAGAGATCATTTAGAACATAACCACCTGAAGCGTCCTTTCCCAATATATATGTAATCAGGAAAGCCACGATATTCACTATCAGCAAGTTCTTTGTAACTATAGGTATATTACGCATAATCTAAAACTTTATCTTTTTACGAAATTTGGGGCAAAATTACGAAAAATATCCGTTATAGCACCATAAAATAAGCATATTACACTTAAATTTCAATAAAATCTACATTTTTCTTCTCTTTTTGTTGTTTTTTTAAAAGGAATAACCTATATTTGTAAGCAAAATTGGATAAGGAACGAAAATATTAATCATTTAATAAAGAAAAATTATGAACAAGACAGAATTGATCGACAAGATTGCAGCTGGTGCTGGTATTAGCAAGGCTGATGCAAAGAAGGCTCTTGACGCTACAACTAACGCTCTCAAAGAGGCTCTCGTTGCTGGTGATAAAATCCAGTTGGTAGGTTTCGGCACATTCAGTGTCAGCGAGCGCCCTGCTCGTGAGGGTATCAACCCTGCTACTAAGGAGAAGATCCAAATTGCAGCAAAGAAGGTAGCTAAATTCAAGGCTGGTGCAGAACTTGCTGATGCTATCAACGAATAATTTGTAAAGATTATTTAAGACAAATAAAGGGCAGTCCGTATTGGACTGCCCTATTCCATTTTATATAAGCCTCTCTTTGGAAAGCCGAAAGCTTCTTTATTTAGGCTGCTTGCCAATGTATGCCAAAATACCACCATCTACATAAAGGATGTGACCATTTACCGCATTTGAAGCATCAGAAGCCAAGAATACCGCAGGACCCATCAACTCCTCTGGTTCCAACCAACGACCAGCAGGAGTCTTAGCGCAAATGAAGCTATCGAATGGATGACGGCTACCGTCTGCCTGACGCTCACGAAGAGGTGCTGTCTGTGGTGTAGCAATATAACCAGGGCCCAAGCCGTTACACTGGATATTATACTCACCGAACTCAGAGCAGATATTACGGGTCAACATCTTCAAACCACCCTTAGCTGCAGCATAAGCAGAAACAGTCTCACGGCCCAACTCACTCATCATAGAGCAGATGTTGATAATCTTACCGTGGCCCTTCTTGATCATACCTGGGAGAACTGCCTTAGAAACGATGAAAGGAGCATTAAGGTCAATGTCGATAACCTGCTTGAAATCCTCTACAGACATTTCTGTCATAGGAATACGCTTGATGATGCCAGCATTGTTAACCAAGATATCGATCACACCGAGTTCCTTCTCAATATCAGCTACCATATTCTTAACCTGCTCTTCATCAGTTACATCACAGATATAACCCTTAGCATCAATACCCTTAGCCTTATAGTCAGCCAAAGCCTGATCCATGTGATGCTGGCTACGGCAGTTGAAAGCGATTTTTGCACCAGCCTTGGCATAAGCCTCAGCAATTGAAAAACCAATGCCGTAAGCGGCACCTGTTACGAGGGCTACCTTACCCTCAAGAGAGAATAACTTAGAAAAATCCATGTTTTTGTTCGATTTATAGTTGTTTATGATTATCTTTCATACACTGGTCTTCCGAAACACTCCTTCAGACCATACGTATTTTATTATTTTAAGTCTGTAATCTCGTAAAAGTCCTGATCACCATAGTCAAGATTTTCACCTCCCATACCCCAGATAAAGGTATAATTGTGAGTGGCAGCAGCACTATGTATGCTCCATTCTGGTGAAAGAACCGCCTGATTGCCCTTCATCCAGATATGGCGTGTTTCCTGCGGTTCACCCATCAGATGGCACACAGCCTGACTCTCAGGAACCTCAAAATAGAAATAAGCTTCCATACGACGACTGTGAACATGGGCTGGCATCGTATTCCAAACAGAACCTGT
This is a stretch of genomic DNA from Segatella hominis. It encodes these proteins:
- a CDS encoding ATP-binding protein, with product MEQIIGRKKEIELLTEYYHSGKAEFVAVYGRRRIGKTYLVRNLFRDKFAFDMSGSIEAPAEAQLSNFGFALREYGDSKQPIPTNWTEAFEALKQLLKAKMKGERLVVFIDELPCLDTPKSGFQQAFEHFWNGWAAYQSEIMLIVCGSATSWMIANLIDSHGGLHNRITHEMYLAPFTLRETELLLQAYGFSWTRISILQIYSILGGVPYYLSLLDKKQGVEGNVDRLFFSSHAELKREYGRLYSSLFRNSEAYMRVIEVLASCRQGMTRKEIMEKLKLKSGGTLTKVLSDLINCDFVRGYNTRDKKIKQKDQIFQLTDLYTLFYMTFCHPGTTDTGYWTHLMGKPRQNTWYGLAFERVCMLHIPQIKHFLGIDQIHTEYYSWRSKVSKPAAQIDLLIERADNLVNLCEIKYSQMPYTITKEEDMRIRNRMADFVAETGIKSGIITTMITTFGVRLTQYAALAQVQITMDDLFG
- a CDS encoding DUF6078 family protein; translation: MDEKELLKQAFEYGNVPSIITYCFTEPCPMKDKCIHYLSALYDKDKKDRGEAIFPNAQKDGKCKYFTPLRVVKMAWGFDKLFAEIKVKDAPALRAKMREYLGSKGQYYRYKLGKLKLLPEQQEYIKQLFDSYGYHDVEFEHFSDEIDFTRS
- a CDS encoding endonuclease/exonuclease/phosphatase family protein: MFLSLLLSSFFTFVELNCENLFDTVHDSLKNDTEFLPESDYHWTRTRYWKKINHLSQEIIALGELATPYYIYNGSLSQSKKNQLQGKGRQNQWHLPDLVALCEVENDSAMIALTKRSLLRKAGYEYVMTSSPDERGIDVALMYQPFSFRLLHHHAIRIKRLPETRPTRDILYAKGILMGKDTLHVFVVHAPSRRGGEAASRPYRLQVASQLSQAVDSIYSFNNDAKIIVTGDFNDYSDSPALLFLEHHQLVNISQDAHGRNGAKGTYRYHGEWRSLDQMLCSQSLVGQKIACEVGDLPFLLQEDDKYGGKKPFRTFLGPRYLGGYSDHLPLVAWFKL
- the secDF gene encoding protein translocase subunit SecDF translates to MQNKGIVICVAVLLTLASIFYLSFSVATSYYDSEAAKIKDPIAQQDYKDSVKYLGVYSYQNCLETQIGLGLDLKGGMNVILEISVPDVIENLADHKTDAGFTNAMKEARAQEEANGGDFVSLFINAYHKSAPGHKLAEVFATQQLQGKVSPQSSDAEVEKAIRSSVQDAIDNSFNVVRTRIDKFGVVQPNIQKLEGQQGRIMVEMPGISQPERMRKMLQGSANLEFWETYNSEEIAPYLQQLDTRLANGDHEVEAKDSVAADSAKKEVAKAEPAKAAPKLNLKKGDEAKSKINAEEQSAAAIKAHPLLARLQLVPGQGLSTVGYASVRDTAAINKLIHSALAKQVLPSDLKLLWSAKPADHLNVKNIYELHALKVTTSTGRAPLEGDVITDAKDEFEPTTGAPCVSMKMNTEGARRWAQMTKANVGKAIAIVLDGVVYSAPRVNGEIAGGSSQITGNFTIEDTKDLANTLKSGRMPAPARIVQEEVVGPTLGAQSIQMGIISFVVAFVLLMVYMVMMYNIIPGMMANLALLVNVFFTLGILTSFQAALTLPGLAGMVLSLGTAVDANVLIYERIKEELRSGKGMKQAVAAGYGNAFSAIFDSNLTSLITGVILLVTGTGPVRGFATTWIIGIVVSFFTAVFLTRLVYDYKLNHDKWMHCKFDTPVSHNLMQGKKYKFMSMYKTTFTVAVVAAVVFIGSFVVRGLSKSIDFTGGRNYVVQFEKAVEPEQIRTVLGDAFVNADGTKANTSAIAIGTDGRTIRVSTNYMIESNSPTVDDEAETILYNSLKKAGLVSQQNVEAFKNPDVRQGGSIISSTKVGPSVAKDITMGAIYSVLFALIAIFLYILLRFRNVAFSVGSTIALAFDALTVVGFYSLLWGLVPFSLEIDQTFIGAILTVVGYSINDKVVVFDRIRENMKLHPKGDRQQLFNASINETLARTINTSTSTLIVLLCIFILGGDSIRSFAFAMILGVVFGTLSSIFIASPMAYIVLGRKIKEEPAEAEVVAVK
- a CDS encoding endonuclease/exonuclease/phosphatase family protein yields the protein MFKQLRQFSIRMIAGANIATIIILFLIGFSDHLHPERFAMLSNVGLLFPVFLFINLGFLIFWLIFKVRYALIPFMGFIICYVPVREYIPFNIPREAPEGSVKILSYNTWAFAEGEMGEDGVNPIVKYIKEQNADIVCLQEAGHNGDVENQLDSLLYPMYAYRDTTWHLGGGNVIGILSKYPILSKERIPYESAGNLSVAYQLEINHEKVLLINNHLETTGLTLEERAQFKQLIKGKLETDTAEITSKLLVVKLGEATRKRASQAEAVANYIRQHRDMSIILCGDFNDGPISYTHRTIADGLTDCYVASGNGPGISYHHAGFFVRIDNMMCSDDWEPYECKIDRKISSSDHYPIVCYLKKRDK
- a CDS encoding rhomboid family intramembrane serine protease: MRNIPIVTKNLLIVNIVAFLITYILGKDASGGYVLNDLLGLHFFMASDFQVYQLITYMFMHGGFEHIIFNMFALWMFGCVVERVWGPKKFLFYYIACGLGAGLFQELAQTIQFYFTASEQFPELTISQLWTIGHNSADVLNGWTTVGASGAIYGILLAFGMIFPEERIFIFPLPIPIKAKYFVIGYAAIELVSAIATTGDGVAHIAHLGGMVVGFFMIRYWRKQVNGYSGSSARDAFEKLRDSLGGKRNRQHFNYTRNHNPQSDNNSYQSHQQDWDYNAHKRATQEEIDRILDKIRKSGYDSLTKDEKQTLFDQSKK
- a CDS encoding HU family DNA-binding protein, which translates into the protein MNKTELIDKIAAGAGISKADAKKALDATTNALKEALVAGDKIQLVGFGTFSVSERPAREGINPATKEKIQIAAKKVAKFKAGAELADAINE
- a CDS encoding gluconate 5-dehydrogenase, with translation MDFSKLFSLEGKVALVTGAAYGIGFSIAEAYAKAGAKIAFNCRSQHHMDQALADYKAKGIDAKGYICDVTDEEQVKNMVADIEKELGVIDILVNNAGIIKRIPMTEMSVEDFKQVIDIDLNAPFIVSKAVLPGMIKKGHGKIINICSMMSELGRETVSAYAAAKGGLKMLTRNICSEFGEYNIQCNGLGPGYIATPQTAPLRERQADGSRHPFDSFICAKTPAGRWLEPEELMGPAVFLASDASNAVNGHILYVDGGILAYIGKQPK